A section of the Marmota flaviventris isolate mMarFla1 chromosome 19, mMarFla1.hap1, whole genome shotgun sequence genome encodes:
- the Sbk1 gene encoding serine/threonine-protein kinase SBK1, with translation MSVGCPEPDPPHSLPCCGPGTTPGPGTGVPLLTEDMQALTLRTLAASDVTKHYELVRELGKGTYGKVDLVAYKGTGTKMALKFVNKSKTKLKNFLREVSITNSLSSSPFIIKAFDVVFETEDCYVFAQEYAPAGDLFDIIPPQVGLPEDTVKRCVQQLGLALDFMHGRQLVHRDIKPENVLLFDRECRRVKLADFGMTRRVGCRVKRVSGTIPYTAPEVCQAGRADGFAVDTGVDVWAFGVLIFCVLTGNFPWEAASGADAFFEEFVRWQRGRLPGLPSQWRRFTEPALRMFQRLLALEPERRGPAKEVFRFLKHELTSELRRRPSHRARKPPGPGDRLPAAGPLRLEAPGPLKRTVLTESGSGSRPAPPAVGPVPVPVPVPVPVPVPVPEAGLAPPGPPGRTDGRPDKSKGQVVLATAIEICV, from the exons ATGAGCGTGGGCTGCCCAGAGCCCGACCCGCCGCACTCCCTGCCCTGCTGTGGGCCAGGGACCACCCCAGGCCCGGGCACAGGTGTGCCCCTCCTGACCGAAGACATGCAGGCACTGACCCTCCGCACACTGGCTGCCAGCGATGTCACCAAGCACTATGAACTTGTCCGGGAGCTGGGCAAAGGCACCTATGGGAAGGTCGACCTGGTGGCCTACAAGGGCACAG GCACAAAAATGGCACTGAAGTTTGTGAACAAGAGCAAAACGAAGCTAAAGAACTTCCTGCGGGAGGTGAGCATCACCAACAGCCTCTCATCCAGCCCCTTCATCATCAAGGCCTTCGACGTGGTCTTCGAGACCGAGGACTGCTACGTCTTCGCCCAGGAGTACGCGCCTGCTGGGGACCTGTTTGACATCATCCCTCCCCAG GTTGGGCTCCCGGAGGACACCGTGAAGCGCTGCGTGCAGCAGCTGGGCCTGGCGCTGGACTTCATGCACGGGCGGCAGCTGGTGCACCGCGACATCAAGCCTGAGAACGTGCTGCTGTTCGATCGTGAGTGTCGCCGGGTGAAGCTGGCCGACTTCGGGATGACGCGCCGCGTGGGCTGCCGCGTGAAGCGCGTGAGCGGCACGATCCCCTACACGGCGCCCGAGGTGTGCCAGGCGGGCCGCGCCGACGGCTTCGCGGTGGACACGGGCGTGGACGTGTGGGCCTTCGGCGTGCTCATCTTCTGCGTGCTCACCGGCAACTTCCCGTGGGAGGCGGCGTCGGGCGCCGACGCCTTCTTCGAGGAGTTCGTGCGTTGGCAGCGCGGCCGCCTGCCCGGGCTGCCGTCGCAGTGGCGCCGCTTCACGGAGCCGGCGCTGCGCATGTTCCAGCGCCTGCTGGCCCTGGAGCCCGAGCGCCGCGGGCCGGCCAAGGAGGTCTTCCGCTTCCTCAAGCACGAGCTCACGTCCGAGCTGCGGCGGCGGCCCTCGCACCGCGCGCGCAAGCCGCCGGGCCCCGGGGACCGCCTGCCCGCCGCGGGGCCGCTGCGCCTCGAGGCGCCCGGGCCGCTCAAGCGCACGGTGCTGACCGAGAGCGGCAGCGGCTCGCGGCCCGCGCCCCCTGCTGTCGGGCCGGTGCCGGTGCCCGTGCCCGTGCCCGTGCCCGTGCCCGTTCCGGTGCCTGAGGCTGGCCTGGCGCCCCCGGGGCCCCCTGGCAGGACCGATGGCCGCCCGGACAAGAGCAAAGGGCAGGTGGTGTTGGCCACGGCCATCGAGATCTGCGTCTGA
- the Lat gene encoding linker for activation of T-cells family member 1 isoform X2, whose amino-acid sequence MPCPYLRAPVAPQASSPFPQLGGGGWGRVQLAEEPDDFLPSPGAHHSFLLRVAGQAGVEERQALSRGAGTPGAQGPHRVTGAPDHSPGPGPPRTRVSEPAPSPTQSSKGRWSRSPRGGHSCSPGPPVGGPLGPYTPLQLSERGLWGSRPGTGALLQMEVDGLTPYPLGLLLLPLLAMLLIALCVRCHEPPDSYDSAPADSSNPTSILIKPPYTPVPWPPAASYPPVISYPPPSQPDLLPIPRSPQPPVGSHRMPPSQQDSDGANSMASYENQGASGISRPRARWGSWHLSQVMLTPVSLSPEPACEDADEDDDEDDYHNPGYLMVLPDSTPATSTAAPSAPVPSDPGLRDSTFSMEDYVNVPESGESAEASLDGSREYVNVSQELESEAPVKPAPLSSQEVGDEEEEGLPDYENLQELN is encoded by the exons ATGCCTTGCCCCTACCTGAGAGCCCCGGTGGCTCCTCAGGCCTCTTCCCCCTTCCCACAGCTGGGTGGGGGTGGCTGGGGGCGGGTGCAGCTGGCTGAGGAGCCTGATGACTTCCTGCCCTCACCCGGTGCTCACCACAGCTTCCTGCTGCGGGTGGCGGGCCAGGCGGGTGTGGAGGAGAGGCAGGCGCTGAGCCGAGGGGCAGGGACGCCTGGGGCACAGGGACCACACAGGGTGACTGGTGCCCCAGACCACAGCCCGGGCCCTGGTCCACCCAGGACCAGGGTCTCAGAGCCGGCACCCAGCCCCACTCAGTCCAGCAAGGGGAGGTGGTCCCGGAGCCCCCGGGGAGGACACAGCTGCTCACCAGGACCCCCAGTGGGGGGCCCTCTTGGTCCCTACACACCGCTGCAGCTGAGCGAGAGGGGCCTGTGGGGCAGCCGGCCCGGCACAGGCGCCCTCCTGCAGATGGAGGTGGACGGCCTGACCCCCTATCCGCTgggcctcctgctgctgcccctCCTGGCCATGCTGCTGATAGCCCTGTGTGTGCGTTGCCACGAGCCGCCCG ACTCCTACGACAGCGCTCCCGCAGACAG TTCAAACCCCACGAGCATCCTGATCAAACCTCCCT ACACTCCAGTTCCCTGGCCACCTGCCGCCTCCTACCCACCTGTTATCTCCTACCCACCTCCAAGCCAGCCAGACTTGCTCCCCATCCC GAGATCCCCGCAGCCCCCTGTGGGTTCCCACCGGATGCCGCCTTCCCAACAGGATTCAGATGGTG CTAACAGTATGGCGAGCTACGAGAACCAGGGTGCGTCTGGGATCTCACGTCCCCGGGCTAGGTGGGGCAGCTGGCATCTGTCCCAGGTCATGCTGACCCCTGTGTCATTGTCCCCAGAGCCAGCCTGTGAGGACgcagatgaagatgatgatgaggaCGACTATCACAACCCGGGCTACCT GATGGTGCTTCCTGACAGCACCCCAGCCACTAGCACTGCTGCCCCCTCAGCTCCTGTGCCCAGTGACCCTGGCCTCCGTGACAGCACCTTCTCCA TGGAAGATTACGTGAACGTTCCTGAGAGCGGCGAGAGCGCAGAGGCGTCTCTGG ATGGGAGCCGGGAGTACGTGAATGTGTCCCAGGAGCTGGAGTCCGAGGCTCCAGTCAAGCCTG CTCCCCTGAGCTCCCAGGAAGTGGGGGATGAAGAGGAAGAGGGGCTTCCGGACTATGAGAACCTGCAGGAGCTTAACTGA
- the Lat gene encoding linker for activation of T-cells family member 1 isoform X4, with amino-acid sequence MPCPYLRAPVAPQASSPFPQLGGGGWGRVQLAEEPDDFLPSPGAHHSFLLRVAGQAGVEERQALSRGAGTPGAQGPHRVTGAPDHSPGPGPPRTRVSEPAPSPTQSSKGRWSRSPRGGHSCSPGPPVGGPLGPYTPLQLSERGLWGSRPGTGALLQMEVDGLTPYPLGLLLLPLLAMLLIALCVRCHEPPDSYDSAPADSSNPTSILIKPPYTPVPWPPAASYPPVISYPPPSQPDLLPIPRSPQPPVGSHRMPPSQQDSDGANSMASYENQEPACEDADEDDDEDDYHNPGYLMVLPDSTPATSTAAPSAPVPSDPGLRDSTFSMEDYVNVPESGESAEASLDGSREYVNVSQELESEAPVKPAPLSSQEVGDEEEEGLPDYENLQELN; translated from the exons ATGCCTTGCCCCTACCTGAGAGCCCCGGTGGCTCCTCAGGCCTCTTCCCCCTTCCCACAGCTGGGTGGGGGTGGCTGGGGGCGGGTGCAGCTGGCTGAGGAGCCTGATGACTTCCTGCCCTCACCCGGTGCTCACCACAGCTTCCTGCTGCGGGTGGCGGGCCAGGCGGGTGTGGAGGAGAGGCAGGCGCTGAGCCGAGGGGCAGGGACGCCTGGGGCACAGGGACCACACAGGGTGACTGGTGCCCCAGACCACAGCCCGGGCCCTGGTCCACCCAGGACCAGGGTCTCAGAGCCGGCACCCAGCCCCACTCAGTCCAGCAAGGGGAGGTGGTCCCGGAGCCCCCGGGGAGGACACAGCTGCTCACCAGGACCCCCAGTGGGGGGCCCTCTTGGTCCCTACACACCGCTGCAGCTGAGCGAGAGGGGCCTGTGGGGCAGCCGGCCCGGCACAGGCGCCCTCCTGCAGATGGAGGTGGACGGCCTGACCCCCTATCCGCTgggcctcctgctgctgcccctCCTGGCCATGCTGCTGATAGCCCTGTGTGTGCGTTGCCACGAGCCGCCCG ACTCCTACGACAGCGCTCCCGCAGACAG TTCAAACCCCACGAGCATCCTGATCAAACCTCCCT ACACTCCAGTTCCCTGGCCACCTGCCGCCTCCTACCCACCTGTTATCTCCTACCCACCTCCAAGCCAGCCAGACTTGCTCCCCATCCC GAGATCCCCGCAGCCCCCTGTGGGTTCCCACCGGATGCCGCCTTCCCAACAGGATTCAGATGGTG CTAACAGTATGGCGAGCTACGAGAACCAGG AGCCAGCCTGTGAGGACgcagatgaagatgatgatgaggaCGACTATCACAACCCGGGCTACCT GATGGTGCTTCCTGACAGCACCCCAGCCACTAGCACTGCTGCCCCCTCAGCTCCTGTGCCCAGTGACCCTGGCCTCCGTGACAGCACCTTCTCCA TGGAAGATTACGTGAACGTTCCTGAGAGCGGCGAGAGCGCAGAGGCGTCTCTGG ATGGGAGCCGGGAGTACGTGAATGTGTCCCAGGAGCTGGAGTCCGAGGCTCCAGTCAAGCCTG CTCCCCTGAGCTCCCAGGAAGTGGGGGATGAAGAGGAAGAGGGGCTTCCGGACTATGAGAACCTGCAGGAGCTTAACTGA
- the Lat gene encoding linker for activation of T-cells family member 1 isoform X1: protein MPCPYLRAPVAPQASSPFPQLGGGGWGRVQLAEEPDDFLPSPGAHHSFLLRVAGQAGVEERQALSRGAGTPGAQGPHRVTGAPDHSPGPGPPRTRVSEPAPSPTQSSKGRWSRSPRGGHSCSPGPPVGGPLGPYTPLQLSERGLWGSRPGTGALLQMEVDGLTPYPLGLLLLPLLAMLLIALCVRCHEPPDSYDSAPADSSNPTSILIKPPYTPVPWPPAASYPPVISYPPPSQPDLLPIPRSPQPPVGSHRMPPSQQDSDGANSMASYENQGASGISRPRARWGSWHLSQVMLTPVSLSPEPACEDADEDDDEDDYHNPGYLMVLPDSTPATSTAAPSAPVPSDPGLRDSTFSMEDYVNVPESGESAEASLDGSREYVNVSQELESEAPVKPVPAPLSSQEVGDEEEEGLPDYENLQELN from the exons ATGCCTTGCCCCTACCTGAGAGCCCCGGTGGCTCCTCAGGCCTCTTCCCCCTTCCCACAGCTGGGTGGGGGTGGCTGGGGGCGGGTGCAGCTGGCTGAGGAGCCTGATGACTTCCTGCCCTCACCCGGTGCTCACCACAGCTTCCTGCTGCGGGTGGCGGGCCAGGCGGGTGTGGAGGAGAGGCAGGCGCTGAGCCGAGGGGCAGGGACGCCTGGGGCACAGGGACCACACAGGGTGACTGGTGCCCCAGACCACAGCCCGGGCCCTGGTCCACCCAGGACCAGGGTCTCAGAGCCGGCACCCAGCCCCACTCAGTCCAGCAAGGGGAGGTGGTCCCGGAGCCCCCGGGGAGGACACAGCTGCTCACCAGGACCCCCAGTGGGGGGCCCTCTTGGTCCCTACACACCGCTGCAGCTGAGCGAGAGGGGCCTGTGGGGCAGCCGGCCCGGCACAGGCGCCCTCCTGCAGATGGAGGTGGACGGCCTGACCCCCTATCCGCTgggcctcctgctgctgcccctCCTGGCCATGCTGCTGATAGCCCTGTGTGTGCGTTGCCACGAGCCGCCCG ACTCCTACGACAGCGCTCCCGCAGACAG TTCAAACCCCACGAGCATCCTGATCAAACCTCCCT ACACTCCAGTTCCCTGGCCACCTGCCGCCTCCTACCCACCTGTTATCTCCTACCCACCTCCAAGCCAGCCAGACTTGCTCCCCATCCC GAGATCCCCGCAGCCCCCTGTGGGTTCCCACCGGATGCCGCCTTCCCAACAGGATTCAGATGGTG CTAACAGTATGGCGAGCTACGAGAACCAGGGTGCGTCTGGGATCTCACGTCCCCGGGCTAGGTGGGGCAGCTGGCATCTGTCCCAGGTCATGCTGACCCCTGTGTCATTGTCCCCAGAGCCAGCCTGTGAGGACgcagatgaagatgatgatgaggaCGACTATCACAACCCGGGCTACCT GATGGTGCTTCCTGACAGCACCCCAGCCACTAGCACTGCTGCCCCCTCAGCTCCTGTGCCCAGTGACCCTGGCCTCCGTGACAGCACCTTCTCCA TGGAAGATTACGTGAACGTTCCTGAGAGCGGCGAGAGCGCAGAGGCGTCTCTGG ATGGGAGCCGGGAGTACGTGAATGTGTCCCAGGAGCTGGAGTCCGAGGCTCCAGTCAAGCCTG TCCCAGCTCCCCTGAGCTCCCAGGAAGTGGGGGATGAAGAGGAAGAGGGGCTTCCGGACTATGAGAACCTGCAGGAGCTTAACTGA
- the Lat gene encoding linker for activation of T-cells family member 1 isoform X3: MPCPYLRAPVAPQASSPFPQLGGGGWGRVQLAEEPDDFLPSPGAHHSFLLRVAGQAGVEERQALSRGAGTPGAQGPHRVTGAPDHSPGPGPPRTRVSEPAPSPTQSSKGRWSRSPRGGHSCSPGPPVGGPLGPYTPLQLSERGLWGSRPGTGALLQMEVDGLTPYPLGLLLLPLLAMLLIALCVRCHEPPDSYDSAPADSSNPTSILIKPPYTPVPWPPAASYPPVISYPPPSQPDLLPIPRSPQPPVGSHRMPPSQQDSDGANSMASYENQEPACEDADEDDDEDDYHNPGYLMVLPDSTPATSTAAPSAPVPSDPGLRDSTFSMEDYVNVPESGESAEASLDGSREYVNVSQELESEAPVKPVPAPLSSQEVGDEEEEGLPDYENLQELN; encoded by the exons ATGCCTTGCCCCTACCTGAGAGCCCCGGTGGCTCCTCAGGCCTCTTCCCCCTTCCCACAGCTGGGTGGGGGTGGCTGGGGGCGGGTGCAGCTGGCTGAGGAGCCTGATGACTTCCTGCCCTCACCCGGTGCTCACCACAGCTTCCTGCTGCGGGTGGCGGGCCAGGCGGGTGTGGAGGAGAGGCAGGCGCTGAGCCGAGGGGCAGGGACGCCTGGGGCACAGGGACCACACAGGGTGACTGGTGCCCCAGACCACAGCCCGGGCCCTGGTCCACCCAGGACCAGGGTCTCAGAGCCGGCACCCAGCCCCACTCAGTCCAGCAAGGGGAGGTGGTCCCGGAGCCCCCGGGGAGGACACAGCTGCTCACCAGGACCCCCAGTGGGGGGCCCTCTTGGTCCCTACACACCGCTGCAGCTGAGCGAGAGGGGCCTGTGGGGCAGCCGGCCCGGCACAGGCGCCCTCCTGCAGATGGAGGTGGACGGCCTGACCCCCTATCCGCTgggcctcctgctgctgcccctCCTGGCCATGCTGCTGATAGCCCTGTGTGTGCGTTGCCACGAGCCGCCCG ACTCCTACGACAGCGCTCCCGCAGACAG TTCAAACCCCACGAGCATCCTGATCAAACCTCCCT ACACTCCAGTTCCCTGGCCACCTGCCGCCTCCTACCCACCTGTTATCTCCTACCCACCTCCAAGCCAGCCAGACTTGCTCCCCATCCC GAGATCCCCGCAGCCCCCTGTGGGTTCCCACCGGATGCCGCCTTCCCAACAGGATTCAGATGGTG CTAACAGTATGGCGAGCTACGAGAACCAGG AGCCAGCCTGTGAGGACgcagatgaagatgatgatgaggaCGACTATCACAACCCGGGCTACCT GATGGTGCTTCCTGACAGCACCCCAGCCACTAGCACTGCTGCCCCCTCAGCTCCTGTGCCCAGTGACCCTGGCCTCCGTGACAGCACCTTCTCCA TGGAAGATTACGTGAACGTTCCTGAGAGCGGCGAGAGCGCAGAGGCGTCTCTGG ATGGGAGCCGGGAGTACGTGAATGTGTCCCAGGAGCTGGAGTCCGAGGCTCCAGTCAAGCCTG TCCCAGCTCCCCTGAGCTCCCAGGAAGTGGGGGATGAAGAGGAAGAGGGGCTTCCGGACTATGAGAACCTGCAGGAGCTTAACTGA